In Cryptomeria japonica chromosome 5, Sugi_1.0, whole genome shotgun sequence, the genomic window CCAAGGATTTTTTGATTGAGGGAGGACAAATATGAAATAGTTGAATCTCAACAATTCAAGAGACGGAAGTGACAGTCAACAAAGCCAACTATCGATGTAGTGCTAGAATAAAGTTCCTAATCACATTTTTAGAGGTGAATTTGGCTAGAGGGAGCCATTCTCATAATAATAAAAACAAGATAAATTACAATGCCATTCCAATGAAGGGCCTTAATCCAAAACCGTCACatgataatgcatttctttaaaactTTGATTACAAAAAACACCATTACCACATCCAAGTAGTTTAACTTTCTAATATGATACTATATCTACAGTAGATTTTGCATACAACACATACTATTGTATATTTAAATACTAGCATATTTGGTCCTAGGACATCACCAACACATGACCTCACAACATCCTATTCAAAGGAAAAAAAACATTCAAGTATCTTCATGTCTATAGTGCATTAATTGTAACCTCAACCTCATTATAATGCAAACTTCCAGTCTCAATTGCAAAAGACCAATCCATCTCTTGTGAAGGAGCAACACCAAAGATTGCATTTAAAAATTTAGTTCCCCATTTTGCCTCATGTTTGCAATTAACCTCCTTTTCCCCAACTATTACAATAATAAAAGGAGCCCATAAACCATTGAATGCCAAGTGAATCACTAGCCATCTTGCATTACCAGGGAGAGAGCCCACACCACGGTTGCATTATCCAATATATTCTTTAACTCATAAAACCATCTCAATTAGATTAAAGGTTCAATCACTACCTTGATAACTTCCTTCGATTCCCCTAAGTCTAAAAAAACTATAACGAACATTGAAAAAATGTTTTATTGACCCTATATCAATAAATCGTGGTTAAAATGTCTCTAAATACTAGGTGAACAACATGCAATATAATCACcaagttaattttaaaaatatttttctatctACAATCCAACACCACACCCATGAAAGTTACTTGTCTCTTCCTATTGAGTCCATATTTCATAGTCTATTGCAAACACAAAAAACAACATATATTCCCACCTTTATATGAAGTTCCTCATCACATATTAGCACTAAGGGGTATTATGTTGGGATTTGATCCTCACATGCAAGTGTTAGTAAGTTACAAGAGAAATCTTACATATTTTTAACTTGTGAACATATAGTAATAATGTTTGAGATAATATATGGAGCCTTTGACTCTATTTATCCTAACTCATGTTCTTGTAATTATTTTCAAGACGACTTATTAATTAATGTGTTGAAGCCTTTGGTTGTAGTTTTTATATCTCATTTTCATTACAATGAAACTTAAATAATCAATTGAAAATAGGATAAGTGGTTGTAATTGATACAACATCTTCGTCACATGGCATGCACATTGATTCATATTagataatacaattttttttttttttagccaagtttaaaattgataaaactaacataaatcaaaattcattcactATAAATATAGATAAGACTTTGGTATCACAATCAATGCTCAAGATAAATATATACAAAACTTTGGTATCACTTTTTCAATGATAAATGTTATTAGTTCAATTGtctttgcttcatttttttcacaaatttttaaaagaaaagttTGCCTTTCCtcaaatgcatatacatatattaaatatttaaaaattataaattattctTATGTCTTGACAAGATTTCATCATCAATAAGATTAAAATTTGTAGCATGAGTTTAATCAATCTGTTGATTTGATGTAATAAAATTTCAATAACAATTTAACCTATACATTACCATTCACAAataaataacatttttaaaattattaCATAAATCAAGGCTAAAATCTTTGTACGAGTGTCGAGGATCTCTAGATGAATGTGATAGAATAGATCCTCTTACACATGACTAATTAGCCAAAAACACCTATGGTTTAAATGTATGCTTACTCAATTTTTTGTGATGTGCAACGGACATCTATGTATTCTATTCTGACATAGAaataatttaatttgtttaatttttcaattttttgtgcaTTACCCGTCTATGAAAGGCAAGGCCAAGTACCTAGTGTTTTAGGACAGCAAAAGTAGGTTATGAAAGCAAGCCCTTAACAGTGTCTTGTTTGAGGCATTAGGGTTTTGACTCATTGTATTGAGGGCGGGTGTGGGGAGATCGACGAGGAAGAGGAGCGGGAGGAGCTAGACGCAGAGAAGAGGCATGGTGCACGTCAGTTTTTATCGCAACTGTAAGTGCAATGCAGTTTAGTTTGGCGAAAGCGCGGGTTTTTACAGTCACAAATAGATATGCTTCCTAGGACTAATTTGTTGTGCACTGCATTACAGATGGAAAGACCTTCAAGAAGCCGAGAAGGCCATATGAGAAGGAGCGGCTGGATGCGGAGCTGAAGCTGGTGGGAGAGTATGGGCTGAGAAACAAGAGGGAGCTGTGGCGGGTGCAGTACGCGCTTAGCCGCATCCGTAATGCTGCTAGAATGCTTCTTACTCTGGATGAGAAGAACTCTCGTCGACTATTCGAAGGGGAGGCGCTACTAAGGAGGATGAACACATACGGCCTTCTGGACGAGAGCCAGAACAAGCTCGATTATGTCCTCGCATTGACCGTTGAGAACTTCTTGGAGCGCCGTCTCCAGACCCTTGTCTTCAAGTCCGGCATGGCTAAGTCCATCCACCACGCTCGTGTCCTTATCAGGCAACGCCACATCAGGTATTGGAGTGCATTTTCTCTTTGATTGTTTAACTTGCTCTTGTTTAACTTGTTTAACTAAGCTAGAATTATGTAACTATTTGACAAAATTCATCCGTGGCTTTTCACTTGGCTCCAACTGTATTGGTGTGGCGAAGATATCCCTAACTATATGAGCGTTGCCtacctaatcctaaccctaacaatattGGTGTTGCGGAGTGTTGTAGATATCTATTAGAGCAGGGTACCATCCAATGGTCTAGGCAATGATTCATAGCAAGACACTACACAAGTTTGTTAAGGTTTTCTTGGGTGTTGCAGAGGGTTGTAGATATTTCTCAGTGCCGGGTCTCATTCTTCATTCCtcaaatttgttaattttttttttgggaaCCAATGTTTCTCTGCATATTTTAATTGATCACGAATTATGACGtttttgcaaccaataatttttGGCAATAAACGCTAGAATGAGATGTTAAAAGGGAGGGGAGGCAAATATGTAGCCAAGGTTAAGCAGCGGTTTCGTATTATCAGCCTGACACCTTCACCataatttaaacattcaaatcctTATAGCTGCTCAACTATTCAAGGATAAGATTCCAAATTATTTACTGTgcttatcaaaaaaaatatatggtACACTCAAACCTTAAAAAATAAAGTATTAAGCAGCTGACAGTACCATAATGTAGGTGTAAATCTATTTGAGCCTTTATCAGGTTCTTCCATTGGGTAGTCATACATGCAAACTGTTCAAATTCGGCCATAATTTGTGAAACTTACCAATGATAGACAGTGTTTGAGAGAGATTTTTGTGGTGCGCACCGGCTCATTTCTATCTAAACTAAACTTTGGAGTATGGGTGGCCCTTTTTATACAGTTGTTTATTCTGGAATGATTAGACGTGGTCAGTTTATGGGTTGTGACATGCATCTTTTCTCTAGTGTTCCCAATATCTTCATCTCCCGCATGCTTTCCAGAGAAGTCGGTAATGGAGTGCCAAAAACTGCCATGACATCTTTAAGGGATTTGCAAATGGTATCAGAGAAACCTGTTTTCTGTGTGGAAAAGTCACGGGATAGGGTAATACTAGGAGAAATGATGTCTAAAAATTGTGAAAGCCGTGAAGAAGATTTGTGACCGGTGTGTGATGGAGATGGATTTTGTTCCAAAGATTTCGAGAATGGGACATTTCACAACCTCTAAAAATGAGGCTATTGTTGTAGAATTACCAAATTTGTATTACGTCACTCattgcaaatgtgaaaataagaaatgTGAAGAATCAAGGCATTTATTAGGGTTTTGGAAGGGCAGAATGTTTTCTGTAGTGATATCTCTGAATGTCTTTCTAACAAATGAAATTTGACTCATTAATTATATTGTTATAATTTAATCTTTTTGGCTTTAAAAAATTTCCAAACTCAGTCAAAATTAACTGGAATTCTGAGCTTCTGAGTTTTTTTCTACTTCTGAAAATCCAAACTTACTGAACATGGTAACCATACGATTAGTAATGTTAGAGGTGGATTGGACCCTatctattaaaattttatttttacagCTGAATAAAagacaatttatttaattttaattttgaatatttttttgaaCTAATACCCCATTGTTACATATGCAAGCCAAGTTGTGCACTCTCTCAGTGCCAAAACATTTCCATGGCAAAAGTATAAATTTGGGCATCCTAGTAAGTACGGTATCTTATTATAAGTCTAAGCCCCAATAACTCAAGCTTAAAAGAGAATCAAAATCTTTTAAGTTTATAGTTACAAGAAACAAATACAATATGGGATCTTTTCTCAGCTGAGTTGCTTGTTCGTGTATGGGTATGTGGTTAGGGTGGTTTTTTTTTGAGGTTTGGTGTGACTGGGTATAGCTGTAcaatatttatatgtatacactgtCAAATTGGAAGGTACGGCATAAATAGAACTGCATGATGGCTGGTTGAGAGAATCGTATTGTTATTAATATATTATCATCCACCTACCCTTGTTAATATTAACATTTCCATTGTTATTATTGGTCAGATGTATTTATCATTGTTAGATAACAATATATTGTGGGGATGGCTTTTGTTAGTATTAACATATTAGTGGCCATTTCCATCATTATTATAGTTCGAGGGTGTACTTAGAATTTTTAGATAACAATATTTTGTGGCAATGGCTTTTGTTAATATTAGTATTGTTTTATTAGATTTTGCAGAGAAGGAGCTCTAAAAATGAGCAAGGAAGATGGCTTATtcatagattaaatatattaattttctttATCGCCTTTAAAATCTGTGGAAATCAACAATAGTATTAGTCCCTGTTTTGTAAGAAATGATGAATGTTTTGGAGTATATTTTCGCGTGATTGAAGAAATAGGATGACTATAGTTCGAACAAACTTTAAAGGCCTTGGTAGATTATAAAGGTTTTGTGGAACATTGAGTATAAAAAGGGGGTTTACAAAAATTATTGATTGAGGAGTTACTTGATGGCATCTATTGGTTTAGTTTCCTCCTTTTTAATGTTTTGAggtgtttatttttttgttttgctctGGGTACTGGAAATGGTTTGGCATGTCCTGGATTTGATGAGGGTCCAGCCATACTATTCTGGGTACCATGTGGGTCTGTTTAGGATGTAGCTACAGGGTACTGAGGATGACAGAGCCAAACTTTGGATATTTTAATACCACTCCTGCTTCTTTTCTCATTTGTATGGTGATGTGGGACATAGCCATAGGGCAGGTGAGATGGCAGAGCCAAATCCTGGATGTCTCAATGTCATTCCCACTCCTGCTCCTGTCCAGTATGGCAATGAGTCAAATTCTATGAGGGCCTGGAAGCATAGTTTCTCAACCACTCATCAGAACCAGCAATTTTAATTCATAATGTGGAAGGATTAGCAATCTATTGTTCATTTTCTATTGAGATTATTGGGACATTCATGTCTGTCTCAAAAAATTGCTTTCTGTAGAAAGGCTACTTTGTACTATTGAAAATTACCAATGAACTGAAATTGCTCTTAAGTATCCACTATGGGTCTAGTGGCCTATTGTCAAATTGTTCAGGAGTCAAACTCACATTCAGCATAGTATCTACCTATGATGGGTATCTGCCTTCTCTATGGCTACAGTCAACCTAGGGCTTATGCCTGGGCATAATTGTGTAAGGGCAACTGAATTTCTTTGAGATTGAAGAACTAGGGTGTATGAGATTTCTTAGcagtttttctttatcattttactTTGTACCCCATTTGGAAAAATGTCCAACTTGATAAGTTAAACCCTCATGCACAGTGCAGAGTATACATAGATGAGACTGGACTGCTACTTCTTGCAGGGCTGGGATGATTCCTTATGTGATCCCCATTTTAACATAGTGGCTTTGCTTTTGGCAAACAGTATGCATCCTCCACTTGATTTTTTTTAAAGACAAGCTTTTGAGTTTGGTGTTCTAATGATCAGAAAGAAAATCAAACCCTTAAAGTTTAGGGCTTGCAGGGTATGCAGAGGTGAAACTAAATTTCTTTCAGCCTTTTACTGTTTGCAGTATTGGGGTGGTTCCTGGCATGATTAGGTGTAAACCATGTGTCATGGTTCCTTATGTGGTTATCTATAATCCCATGTCATGGTTCCTCATTTGATTAGGTATAATCCTCATGTCACATTTGTTACTCTTCGGCCGTTGAAAATTATTGTGTATTTACTGCTTGAGAATTTATGAGCTTCCACATGTTGAATTTGGGCATTATAATAAGTCCAATTATTTTGGGAGTTTGGCAGTGTTGGACTAATCGCCAACTTCCCCCCTCGGATTTGGGACATGGACAAAACACCTCTTGTGGATCCATTTATCTGTGGCGTTAATAGGTGGACCTTTTGGCACAACGGCAAATgtgttccaacaattggtattagagccggGTTGCGGGTTTGAATCCTCTCGGGTGATGttgagggggggattgttggacTAATTGTTAGCGTCCCCCTTCGGATTCAGGACATGGACTATAACCACCTTGTGGATCTGTTTATCTCTGGTGTTTGTATTGGGCGTTAAAAGATCGATCTTTTGGCTCAATGGCAAACGTGTTCCTATAGGCAGGTCTGTCGATGTGATCTGTGATAAGCCTAGCTATTTCAATGCACAATTCCTTATTTGTTGACTATGGAATCTTGCAATTGAAACAAAAAACCTAAATCTGCAAATTGATGTTGCTGAAGCTCTGTGGCCACTATCCAAGTGTTATTTACATTATTGAACTGTGCACATGCTTACAGCCATCCATATGATGCCTTTCTGTTATATTTCATGTTCCTTTAATTGCTGTTACCAGCGTGGGGACTCTTGTTTATCTCACAAGACCAATGGTACAACAAAGAGTTTGCTGACACCTGTAGAATGAACTTACAGCATGCATTCTTGTGGATCACTTGGTTATTCAACATGCTTGACTGCTGCTATCAGCTATTACAATGACCTTAACATCAAGAGCTCCTGAATATCACTCTTGGCAATGTCTCTAAACTAGTAATCTAAACACCTAAACGCCTTTATTTGATTGCCATAGTGTGCATTTATGCAAAAGGGATGAAGAAATGCGATGTATTGTACAGATTCAGAGGTTTCTAAATGCTTCCCACATGAAGATTCAGAAGAACCAACTCATGTTCTTTTTACCGCTTTATTTTGTTAATTTGTCCTTTATGAAATGGGACAATGATGATTGCCTTGTACACAGCCAAAATTGTCACCTAGTAATTGTCTTGAAACGTTGTACCCTATGATATCTGATTCATTTCTGAGCCCTAGTGCATGTTTCTTCTCTTCTGCAACCCTTTTGATGATAGTTTGTCAGCTCTTTAAGCATCTTGTGTAGAGTTCATTCCAGAGTGGCTGTTTTCTATCTTGCGTGTTCAGGTCTGCCTTAATGTCAATGCCTTTCCTTAAAGTTCTTTGTTGTGAACCAAGAATCATTGTATAATTTTATTTACAATTTTCTGCTGGGAATCTCTGATAAGTTCTAGCTGCTAAAATGCTCTTTCATAAATGTTTGCCCTTTTAACCTCAGAAAAGAACTTTCAGTTTTCTAAGCTTTTAATTGCTTTGGAGAATAGTAGTGCTACCCTACATAGCATTACTGGGTTAAGGTGCTTTGCAATGACAAGTATGCTTTTTAAGAATGCTATATTCTACTATGAATCACGTgagtattttgctatgttattgggTTTGCCAGTTTTGGTCTCCGCACCCGAACCGGGTTTGTCCAAGTTTGGGGTTGCCTGTGGGTTTGCCTTGGGGTCTGTCTGTGGTTTTCCCTAGGCATTCCAATTGCCCTTTGCTGTATTTCTTTTGCCGTTTTGTATTGTTCCATCATCCAATTCAATTAtgaactatcaattggcatttggcattgatcaatgatgaaataTCACACTATCAAAAgtatttagttttataattttgtattttatttaattttctgtatataatatgtatgtatgtatgtatatagacatacatatatatacatatacatacacatacatacatacatacatatatatatatatatatatttatatatacacatacatatacatatgtatatatatatatgtgtgtttacaTAGACAAATACACACACAAAAAACAAAACCCAAAGGGCAAGTTTTTTTTGCCTGAACCCATGAATCGGATTCGTGTGCCCAAATCCAAATTGGTAACTtacgtattttgtcatttttttttttactcTTAGTTGATTTGTTTGGGGCTAAGTAACATACTACTTGATGATCATTCTTTTGGGAATTCTTTGGGGAGCAGCAAGTACTCAACATATCATCCCTTTCTAATTGTTCTTACTGATTGCAATCCTAGGGAGGCTTTGGTTGACGACATTAAGACTTTGGGAGACAACACTCTAAACTATAGAAGTTAAGAAGTGTTATAAGTGGAGTATATAACTTAAACAGCAAATTATATTTGCTCATTTGTTTTGTACATGACATGCTCTTTCTGGATACATGTATGATTTCTTATATTTTAGCTATACGTCTCTGGTATTAATGTGTTTAGATGCTGACATCAAATCCCTTGAACTATGTTCTATTTAATCTCCTCTATTAGTATATGTTACCAAATGCATATACTACATTATAAGATTGATAGTTATGTTAGAATGGTTACAAAATTATTGTATTTTTAATGATGGTTGATATGTTGCTTTCTTGGAAGTGCAATGATAAGTCTTTTATAGGGATTTTGTGGGCATGTGTGTTGATGTGGTGTGGGTTGTAGAAGTGCAGTTTGATATGTCACATTATGATTTAAAGATCCAACATGACATGTTAATCACATAGAATGTGTGGGTGTTATATGCTAACTTCTTTGGTCGAACCATTATGTGTGCGAAATGTGGAGCCATTCAAGATGCTATTGGATTTTTGTTGGGAAGTATTGAGGCTAAAACCTTTTTTTTGA contains:
- the LOC131031065 gene encoding small ribosomal subunit protein uS4y; the encoded protein is MVHVSFYRNYGKTFKKPRRPYEKERLDAELKLVGEYGLRNKRELWRVQYALSRIRNAARMLLTLDEKNSRRLFEGEALLRRMNTYGLLDESQNKLDYVLALTVENFLERRLQTLVFKSGMAKSIHHARVLIRQRHIRVGRQVVNIASFMVRMDAQKHIDFSLTSPLGGGRPGRVKRKNMKAASKKAAGGDGEDEDEE